One stretch of Acidobacteriota bacterium DNA includes these proteins:
- a CDS encoding integron integrase, with protein sequence MEMLGRNSIAAISPIFLTYHAVLSKYTHVESGVYKELSAWPSYLRENRTPYSFKKPRLLDLLRESLRSRHYSHRTEQTYCNWARRFIFFHGVRHPAEMAEPEINSFLTHLAVNEKVSASTQNQALAALLFLYRHVIGREVGDLGQVIRARKPTRLPVVMTRDEVKSVLAQLTGFKWLMASLMYGAGLRLSECLRLRVQDIDFGQNEILVRDGKGAKDRITMLPISLKVPLQDHLTKVKEIHAKDLAAGWGRVQLPEALDRKYPNAPSEWRWQWIFPQENRWRNTKTGEEGRHHIDESILQKAVKDAVTRAGLTKRATCHTFRHSFATHLLEGGYDIRTVQELLGHNDVKTTMIYTHVLNRGPAGVRSPVDGL encoded by the coding sequence GTGGAGATGTTAGGCAGAAATTCCATCGCCGCGATAAGCCCGATTTTCTTGACATATCACGCGGTTCTGAGTAAATATACCCATGTGGAAAGCGGGGTTTATAAAGAACTGTCGGCTTGGCCGTCCTATTTACGGGAAAACAGGACTCCATATTCCTTTAAAAAGCCGCGGTTACTCGACCTTCTCCGAGAATCTTTGCGCTCCCGTCATTACAGCCACCGAACGGAACAGACATATTGCAACTGGGCGCGACGATTTATCTTTTTCCATGGAGTCCGTCATCCTGCCGAAATGGCCGAGCCTGAGATCAATTCATTTCTCACCCATCTGGCCGTTAATGAAAAAGTAAGCGCCTCGACTCAGAACCAAGCGCTTGCGGCTCTTCTTTTCCTCTATCGCCACGTCATTGGGCGCGAGGTGGGTGACCTGGGCCAAGTCATCCGCGCCCGTAAACCCACGCGCCTTCCCGTGGTCATGACCCGCGACGAGGTGAAATCCGTCCTTGCGCAACTCACCGGTTTTAAATGGCTAATGGCATCGCTCATGTATGGAGCAGGTCTCAGGCTTAGCGAATGCCTGCGTTTGCGTGTACAGGACATCGATTTTGGGCAGAACGAGATTCTCGTCCGTGACGGCAAAGGGGCGAAAGACCGGATCACGATGTTGCCCATTTCTCTCAAGGTTCCGCTTCAGGATCATCTGACGAAGGTCAAGGAGATCCACGCAAAGGATTTGGCTGCTGGATGGGGGCGCGTTCAATTGCCCGAAGCTTTGGACCGAAAGTATCCAAACGCACCTTCTGAATGGCGCTGGCAGTGGATCTTCCCCCAAGAAAACCGCTGGAGGAATACGAAGACCGGAGAAGAGGGACGCCATCACATTGATGAATCTATCCTTCAAAAAGCCGTGAAGGACGCGGTTACCCGGGCTGGATTGACCAAGCGAGCCACATGCCATACTTTCCGTCACTCTTTCGCCACACATCTGTTGGAAGGAGGCTATGATATACGGACGGTCCAGGAACTCTTGGGCCATAACGATGTCAAAACGACGATGATTTACACGCATGTCCTCAACCGCGGACCGGCCGGAGTTCGGAGCCCGGTTGATGGTCTTTGA
- a CDS encoding DUF2200 domain-containing protein, whose translation MPQHQIFAMKLARVYPLYVQKAERKNRTKEEVDEIIFWLTGYNQAGLQRQIEQENDLETFFAQAPAIHPNSSLIKGVVCGVRVEDIEDPLMKKIRCLDKLIDELAKGKTLDKILRR comes from the coding sequence GTGCCTCAACATCAGATTTTCGCGATGAAACTTGCCAGGGTCTATCCCCTCTACGTTCAAAAGGCGGAACGCAAAAATCGGACGAAAGAAGAAGTCGACGAAATCATCTTCTGGTTGACCGGTTATAACCAGGCAGGATTGCAGCGGCAAATCGAGCAGGAAAACGATTTGGAAACCTTTTTTGCTCAAGCCCCGGCCATTCATCCAAACAGCTCGCTTATCAAAGGCGTCGTCTGTGGAGTTCGCGTGGAAGACATCGAAGATCCGCTGATGAAAAAAATACGCTGTTTGGACAAGCTGATCGATGAGCTCGCAAAGGGAAAGACACTGGACAAGATTTTGCGACGGTAA
- a CDS encoding type ISP restriction/modification enzyme codes for MSDQTIFKAFFKELHAVAQHGDAREESFYPALADMLKTLAESTGRRHVRVTTLPKPTDAGNPDFRLWNGKDRIVGYVEAKKPAEERLDAIEDSEQLRRYRATFPNLVLTNFFEFRLYRNGELMQTVLAARPYALTRLRTTPVLEKSGDLHALLDRFLDFSLPKVFTAESLAVELAKRTRFLRDVVAQQLGQEKDAPGVLSGFFEAFRTFLIGTLTPEDFADLFAQTITYGLFAARTRSGEGFSRRAAFDSIPHTIGVLRDLFRFISLGDLPDQLAWCVDDIAEVLAVSDAPGILDRYYHEGKGSDPIVHFYETFLAHYDPAERERRGVYYTPEPVVGYIVRSLHGLLKTDFGKRDGLASEGVTLLDPAAGTMTFIARAAQQAVAEFETKYGKGGREDFIRRHILKNFYAFELMMAPYAVGHLKMSFFLEELGHRLADDERVPFYLTNTLDTEELEQSRLPGFSALAEESRLAGVVKKQTPILVILGNPPYSGHSTNIGDWIRRLIDTYKQVDDKPLGEKNPKWLQDDYVKFLRFAQWKIEQAERGVVGMITNHGYLDNPTFRGMRQSLMRTFDDIYILDLHGNSLKKETCPDGSPDKNVFDIRQGVAIAFFVKRGGKTKADAVVRHAEYYGLREAKYDWLNMHDREKMKWNKVHPSSPFYMFIPRDAALEAQYNGFPSISQVCPENVIGLFTARDALTIQWSPEEVWKVVTVFSRMDPELARHGYRLGKDRRDWRVRFAQKDLLDSGPTRDRVVPILYRPFDLRHTYYTGRSRGFMCMPRPEVMRHMLPGDNLAFCIGRQGQVVGKRQWNLVFCTNNIDDLNLFYRGGNVMFPLYLYPTADRKDLFTHHEPSERRPNLNPAIVTELVTAYGKEPTPEDIFHYIYAVLYAPAYRKKYAEFLKMDFPRIPFTADAELFEKLAAMGEKLVGLHLLKSPDLDPPACRFEGEGDGRIGRDRKTGMRYDAKEQRVYINASQHFAPVPEAVWIYQVGGYQVCEKWLKDRKERRLELDDIRTYCRIVTALGRTIELQREIDALYPEAEREIVSMTDSEKESKTDNPTKK; via the coding sequence ATGAGCGATCAGACGATATTCAAAGCCTTCTTCAAGGAACTCCACGCCGTTGCGCAACATGGCGATGCGCGCGAGGAAAGCTTCTACCCCGCACTTGCCGACATGCTGAAGACGCTTGCCGAGTCGACCGGACGCAGGCATGTCCGCGTCACCACGCTCCCGAAGCCGACCGACGCGGGCAACCCCGATTTTCGCCTCTGGAACGGCAAGGACCGGATTGTCGGCTACGTCGAAGCCAAGAAGCCGGCCGAAGAACGGCTGGACGCGATCGAGGACTCGGAACAACTCAGGCGCTACCGAGCCACCTTCCCGAACCTCGTCCTCACCAACTTCTTCGAGTTCCGCCTTTACCGCAACGGCGAACTCATGCAGACGGTGCTTGCCGCCCGCCCCTATGCACTCACACGCCTGCGCACAACCCCAGTCCTCGAAAAATCCGGCGACCTGCATGCCCTGCTCGACCGGTTTCTCGATTTCTCGCTGCCGAAGGTATTCACGGCGGAATCGCTTGCCGTGGAGCTGGCCAAGCGCACGCGCTTCCTGCGGGATGTGGTTGCTCAGCAACTCGGGCAGGAAAAGGACGCGCCCGGCGTTCTGTCAGGATTCTTCGAGGCATTCCGGACCTTCCTGATCGGCACCCTCACGCCCGAAGACTTCGCCGACCTCTTTGCGCAGACCATCACCTACGGCCTATTCGCCGCCCGCACCCGCTCCGGTGAGGGGTTCAGCCGCCGTGCCGCGTTCGACAGCATCCCGCACACCATCGGTGTCCTTCGCGATCTGTTCCGCTTCATCTCCCTGGGCGACCTGCCCGACCAACTCGCCTGGTGCGTGGACGACATCGCCGAAGTGCTCGCCGTCTCCGACGCCCCCGGCATCCTCGACCGCTACTACCACGAGGGCAAAGGCAGCGACCCCATCGTCCATTTCTATGAGACTTTCCTCGCGCACTACGACCCCGCCGAGCGCGAACGCCGGGGCGTCTATTACACGCCCGAACCGGTCGTCGGCTACATCGTCCGCTCCCTCCACGGCCTGCTCAAGACCGACTTCGGAAAACGCGACGGCCTTGCCTCCGAGGGCGTGACTCTGCTCGATCCGGCCGCCGGCACCATGACCTTCATCGCCCGCGCCGCCCAGCAGGCTGTCGCCGAGTTCGAGACCAAATACGGCAAGGGCGGGCGCGAGGATTTCATCCGCCGCCACATCCTCAAGAACTTCTACGCCTTCGAACTCATGATGGCCCCCTACGCCGTCGGCCACCTCAAGATGAGCTTCTTTCTTGAAGAGCTTGGCCATCGTCTCGCCGACGATGAGCGCGTCCCGTTCTACCTCACCAACACCCTCGACACCGAGGAACTCGAGCAAAGCCGCCTTCCCGGCTTCTCCGCGCTGGCGGAAGAATCCCGACTTGCCGGAGTCGTCAAGAAACAGACCCCCATTCTCGTTATTCTCGGAAATCCGCCCTATTCCGGCCATTCCACCAACATCGGCGATTGGATCCGCAGACTCATCGACACTTACAAGCAGGTGGACGACAAGCCCCTGGGAGAAAAGAACCCGAAGTGGTTGCAGGACGACTATGTCAAGTTCCTGCGCTTCGCCCAATGGAAAATAGAGCAGGCCGAGCGCGGTGTCGTCGGCATGATCACCAATCACGGCTACCTCGACAACCCGACCTTCCGCGGCATGCGCCAAAGCCTCATGCGCACTTTCGACGACATCTACATCCTCGACCTGCACGGCAATTCGCTTAAGAAGGAGACCTGCCCTGACGGCAGCCCCGACAAGAACGTGTTCGACATCCGCCAGGGTGTCGCCATCGCATTCTTTGTTAAGCGAGGTGGCAAGACGAAGGCCGATGCTGTTGTACGTCATGCGGAATATTATGGCCTTCGGGAAGCCAAGTACGACTGGCTGAACATGCACGATCGTGAAAAAATGAAATGGAATAAGGTCCATCCTTCCTCGCCCTTTTATATGTTTATACCCCGCGACGCTGCGCTTGAAGCACAGTACAACGGCTTCCCCAGTATTTCTCAGGTTTGCCCTGAAAATGTGATTGGTCTCTTTACTGCACGGGACGCATTGACCATTCAGTGGTCACCTGAGGAAGTCTGGAAAGTTGTCACTGTATTCTCGCGAATGGATCCTGAGTTAGCCCGGCATGGATATCGGCTCGGAAAGGACAGGCGAGACTGGAGGGTGAGGTTCGCTCAAAAAGATTTACTGGATTCGGGTCCAACACGCGATAGGGTTGTGCCTATTCTCTATAGGCCATTCGATCTACGGCATACCTATTATACGGGCCGTTCGCGTGGATTCATGTGCATGCCCCGCCCCGAAGTCATGCGCCACATGCTTCCTGGTGACAACCTTGCGTTCTGTATTGGGCGGCAGGGTCAGGTTGTGGGGAAAAGGCAATGGAACCTGGTTTTCTGTACCAATAACATTGACGATCTAAACCTGTTCTACCGGGGCGGGAACGTAATGTTTCCCCTCTACCTCTACCCGACCGCCGACCGAAAAGATCTTTTTACTCATCATGAACCCTCCGAACGTCGCCCGAACCTGAATCCGGCCATTGTCACCGAGCTGGTGACAGCTTACGGCAAAGAGCCCACGCCGGAAGACATTTTCCATTATATCTACGCCGTGCTTTACGCGCCCGCGTACCGGAAGAAATACGCCGAGTTTCTGAAAATGGACTTCCCCCGTATTCCCTTCACGGCAGATGCGGAGTTGTTTGAGAAACTGGCAGCTATGGGAGAGAAACTCGTCGGGCTGCACCTGCTCAAGTCCCCAGATCTCGACCCACCTGCCTGCCGATTCGAGGGGGAAGGCGATGGCCGCATCGGCAGAGATCGGAAGACCGGCATGCGCTATGATGCCAAAGAACAGCGCGTCTACATAAACGCCTCGCAGCACTTCGCGCCGGTGCCTGAAGCCGTCTGGATATATCAGGTCGGCGGCTACCAGGTTTGTGAGAAGTGGCTTAAGGACCGGAAAGAACGCCGCCTTGAACTCGATGACATCCGCACCTACTGCCGCATCGTGACCGCACTGGGCCGGACCATCGAATTGCAACGCGAGATCGACGCCCTCTATCCCGAGGCGGAACGAGAGATCGTTTCCATGACGGATTCTGAAAAGGAAAGCAAAACAGACAACCCAACAAAAAAGTAA
- a CDS encoding type II toxin-antitoxin system Phd/YefM family antitoxin, giving the protein MNLSEDIKPITYLKSRAADLLKQINETHRPVVITQNGEPKAVLQDPESYENMRNALGILKLISQGEEDIKAGKSKSQEEVFANIENLLRKKMK; this is encoded by the coding sequence ATGAACTTATCTGAAGACATAAAACCTATCACCTACCTTAAATCCAGAGCAGCTGATTTACTCAAACAAATAAACGAAACGCATCGACCGGTCGTGATCACTCAAAATGGAGAACCGAAAGCTGTGCTGCAGGATCCGGAGAGTTATGAGAATATGAGGAATGCCCTGGGCATATTGAAGCTTATCTCACAAGGAGAAGAAGATATCAAAGCTGGGAAATCAAAATCTCAAGAAGAAGTTTTTGCAAATATTGAGAATCTCCTGAGAAAAAAAATGAAATGA
- a CDS encoding CopG family transcriptional regulator, with protein MVRTQIYLTGRQRDELAAIAKTVGKKQSELIREAVDRLIDEEGRNRREIVLREAAGIWKDREDLPDFRAMRAEWDRI; from the coding sequence ATGGTGCGAACGCAGATATACCTGACAGGTCGTCAGCGCGACGAATTGGCGGCCATTGCCAAGACGGTTGGGAAAAAGCAGAGCGAACTCATTCGAGAGGCCGTTGATCGCCTCATCGACGAAGAGGGCCGCAACAGGCGGGAGATTGTATTGCGCGAGGCTGCCGGAATCTGGAAGGACCGTGAGGATCTCCCTGATTTTAGAGCCATGCGGGCCGAATGGGATAGGATCTGA
- a CDS encoding polyprenol monophosphomannose synthase codes for MKACVVIPTYNEREGLAALVSEIRKQGVPLDILIVDDSSPDGTGQEAEAISRKDPGVKVLHREKKEGLGRAYQAGFRRALDAGYDTILQMDADLSHDPAVLPLFLDRIKSRDAVFGSRYYRGVRVHNWSFKRLLLSKFSNDFIRLMLRLPTTDTTTAFKCFRRQVLEDIDFESLRGKQNAFLIELVHRTVRRGFRTEEIPFTFREREQGESKMNIGVAFESLFTVLRLALLGK; via the coding sequence GTGAAAGCCTGCGTCGTCATCCCGACATACAACGAGCGCGAGGGGCTGGCCGCGCTTGTCTCCGAGATCCGGAAACAGGGCGTTCCCCTCGACATCCTGATCGTCGACGATTCATCCCCCGACGGCACCGGACAGGAGGCCGAAGCCATCTCTCGAAAAGACCCCGGCGTGAAGGTCCTGCACCGCGAAAAAAAGGAAGGCCTGGGCCGCGCCTACCAGGCGGGCTTCCGCCGGGCGCTGGACGCGGGTTACGACACAATCCTTCAGATGGACGCCGATCTGTCCCACGATCCCGCCGTTCTGCCGCTGTTTCTCGACAGGATCAAATCCCGGGACGCCGTTTTCGGCAGCCGGTATTACCGCGGCGTCCGCGTTCACAACTGGTCCTTCAAGCGTCTGCTTTTAAGCAAATTTTCAAACGACTTCATCCGCTTGATGCTGCGCCTGCCGACCACGGACACCACAACGGCCTTCAAGTGTTTCCGCCGGCAGGTCCTGGAAGACATCGATTTCGAATCCCTCCGGGGAAAACAGAACGCCTTTCTGATTGAACTCGTCCATCGAACGGTGCGGCGCGGTTTCCGGACCGAGGAGATTCCGTTCACCTTCCGGGAACGCGAACAGGGCGAATCCAAAATGAATATCGGCGTGGCCTTCGAATCGCTTTTCACGGTTCTGAGGCTGGCGCTGCTCGGGAAGTAG
- a CDS encoding glycosyltransferase family 39 protein: protein MIPRSKTGTVLILALILAGAAFLRLHRLGDRPLYFDEPHHTVLPATLPLPEVLRTNYGSVLYPALVHVLLPAGQVEAMARLPAAVFGILAVAVLFLIGMHVFGKREAAVASLFAATSGPFIYFSQQARAYTGLLLFSLLALYFFIRAVKDNRWVFWAGYAVSMILGAYLHFIQLVLLPVHGTALALWTAAFWMKRLKDPEKRKSSPLRPLLWFSAASAVSLAVTYILYLPTRNASAGEVSFFGLLETSVRGLFGGQTGLALIPFIRETFPRLLDYEVWPLLFFAKILLAVAGLMFCLKDKTRESVLFFIYLTLPFILFVYSNPADVYKSGQDNKFIFLTPILFLLMARGFSAIDDFAARKKPARTVWRVVFAGAVLLGEGAGLWEYRMTQWEWMSLPKNREVVSVMTKGADPDDMILSDGLVNPLAFIFVRPLDLPGTQQPGLIFFETGGEHFLMNHSRPANLWVLLHKRRLSAEAARRLESLSIHMDIRSIPPYTLIRHADPETSLLDKVRQWTSFFKTLPIEEDAHRRTDLSRAYMNLIAGRDVEALEILDTLSLRPAENPRSLLRPRLNIGGDIEQAFHENINFYLIHNARLALDRGDAATAAELPDRILPADRRINEVRTAAHTLRAEAHFARDMKEDAVREYADALAYAPSPDVEARWIQRIGEIRGLPAGVLIRQSGGELHIRWWSDDRREFSGRLESSEPIVRVREFRLAEADRHRAGDGRLDFTGLSRNRYVKGLTIDTKRPARYEIRIRIPDLRPLENFLIVVADPENPGGIVLR, encoded by the coding sequence ATGATCCCCCGCAGCAAAACCGGAACCGTCCTGATCCTCGCTCTGATTCTGGCGGGGGCGGCGTTTTTGCGCCTCCATCGCCTGGGGGACCGCCCCCTCTATTTCGACGAACCGCATCACACCGTCCTTCCGGCGACCCTGCCTCTTCCGGAGGTTCTCCGGACCAATTACGGAAGCGTTCTCTATCCGGCTCTCGTCCATGTCCTTCTGCCGGCCGGACAAGTCGAGGCCATGGCCCGCCTGCCGGCAGCCGTCTTCGGGATTCTCGCCGTCGCGGTTCTTTTTCTCATCGGGATGCACGTCTTTGGAAAAAGGGAAGCCGCCGTCGCGTCTCTTTTCGCGGCGACGTCCGGCCCATTCATCTATTTTTCCCAGCAGGCCCGCGCCTATACGGGACTGCTTCTTTTTTCGCTTCTTGCGCTCTATTTTTTTATCAGGGCGGTCAAGGACAACCGGTGGGTGTTTTGGGCGGGATATGCCGTCTCCATGATTCTCGGCGCCTATCTGCATTTCATTCAACTGGTTCTCCTGCCCGTTCACGGGACGGCGCTCGCGCTGTGGACGGCCGCCTTTTGGATGAAGCGTCTCAAGGATCCGGAAAAGCGCAAATCTTCCCCGCTCCGTCCCCTGCTTTGGTTCTCGGCCGCCTCGGCGGTCTCCCTGGCCGTAACCTACATCCTCTATCTTCCCACCCGAAACGCTTCAGCCGGCGAGGTGAGTTTTTTCGGCCTTCTTGAAACCAGCGTCCGGGGGTTGTTCGGCGGCCAAACGGGGCTGGCTCTGATCCCCTTCATCCGGGAAACCTTTCCCCGCCTCCTGGACTACGAGGTCTGGCCGCTTCTCTTCTTCGCCAAGATCCTTCTGGCCGTCGCCGGCCTCATGTTCTGTCTGAAAGACAAGACCCGGGAATCGGTTCTTTTTTTCATCTATCTTACGCTGCCCTTCATTTTATTCGTGTATTCCAACCCGGCCGATGTCTACAAAAGCGGCCAGGACAACAAATTCATCTTTTTGACGCCGATTCTCTTTCTGCTCATGGCCCGGGGGTTCTCCGCCATCGACGATTTCGCCGCCCGGAAAAAACCGGCCCGGACCGTCTGGCGCGTTGTTTTCGCCGGCGCGGTTTTGCTGGGAGAAGGCGCCGGCCTCTGGGAATACCGCATGACCCAATGGGAATGGATGTCTCTGCCGAAGAACCGCGAGGTTGTCTCCGTCATGACAAAGGGCGCCGACCCGGACGACATGATTCTTTCCGACGGCCTCGTCAACCCCTTGGCTTTCATCTTCGTCCGGCCGCTCGATCTTCCCGGAACGCAACAGCCCGGCCTCATCTTTTTCGAAACAGGCGGTGAGCATTTCCTTATGAATCACTCCAGACCGGCCAACCTCTGGGTTCTTCTCCATAAGAGACGCCTCAGCGCGGAAGCCGCCCGCCGTTTGGAATCCCTCTCGATCCACATGGACATTCGATCGATCCCGCCCTATACCCTGATCCGTCATGCCGACCCGGAAACATCCCTGCTTGACAAAGTCCGGCAATGGACATCGTTCTTCAAGACGCTGCCGATCGAGGAGGACGCACACCGGCGCACGGATCTTTCCCGGGCTTATATGAATTTGATCGCGGGACGCGATGTCGAGGCTCTGGAGATCCTCGACACCCTGTCTCTTCGGCCCGCCGAAAACCCCCGTTCTCTCCTTCGGCCCCGGTTGAACATCGGCGGCGACATCGAACAAGCCTTCCACGAAAACATCAATTTTTATCTCATTCATAATGCCCGGTTGGCTCTGGACCGGGGAGATGCGGCAACGGCGGCGGAACTCCCGGACCGGATCCTGCCGGCCGACCGCCGCATCAACGAGGTCCGCACCGCCGCGCACACCCTACGCGCCGAAGCCCATTTTGCCCGGGACATGAAGGAGGACGCCGTTCGCGAATATGCCGATGCGCTCGCCTACGCCCCGTCTCCCGACGTTGAGGCCCGCTGGATTCAGAGAATCGGGGAAATCCGGGGCCTGCCCGCCGGAGTCCTGATCCGTCAATCCGGAGGCGAACTCCACATCCGATGGTGGAGCGACGACAGGCGGGAGTTTTCGGGACGTCTCGAATCCTCCGAACCCATCGTCCGGGTCCGGGAGTTCCGGCTGGCGGAGGCCGACCGGCACCGGGCCGGAGACGGCAGACTGGACTTCACCGGTCTTTCCCGGAACCGATACGTCAAGGGACTGACCATCGACACCAAGAGGCCCGCCCGATACGAAATCCGCATCCGGATCCCGGACCTCCGCCCCCTTGAAAACTTCCTGATCGTGGTTGCCGATCCGGAGAACCCCGGCGGAATTGTTCTCCGATAA
- a CDS encoding type II toxin-antitoxin system RelE/ParE family toxin → MKRIYEIIWSETSEKDLISIIEYIAQNSPSIAYDKFKEIKEKASCLYSFPDRGRILPELQEQGITQYRELIVSPWRIIYRISKKSVYVVSVLDSRRNVEDILLKRLIGSML, encoded by the coding sequence ATGAAAAGAATATATGAGATCATATGGTCTGAGACATCAGAGAAGGATCTCATAAGCATTATAGAATACATTGCTCAAAATAGCCCCTCAATTGCCTATGATAAGTTCAAGGAAATTAAGGAAAAAGCATCGTGTCTTTATTCTTTTCCAGATAGAGGACGCATCCTTCCTGAACTTCAAGAACAAGGAATTACTCAATATCGTGAGTTAATAGTATCCCCTTGGAGAATCATTTATAGAATATCAAAGAAGAGTGTTTATGTAGTATCTGTCTTAGATTCAAGACGGAATGTTGAGGACATTCTCTTAAAAAGATTAATTGGGTCCATGCTGTAA
- a CDS encoding AbrB/MazE/SpoVT family DNA-binding domain-containing protein codes for MSTVARTRIVKIGNSKGVRIPKLLLDQLELGEEVELAVEEDQLIIRPVCRSRDGWDAAFRDMAKRGDDRMPDETAVSLTKWDKDEWEWT; via the coding sequence ATGAGTACGGTTGCTCGGACTCGGATTGTCAAAATCGGCAACTCCAAGGGCGTGCGAATCCCCAAGCTCCTCCTGGATCAGCTCGAGTTGGGCGAGGAAGTCGAGTTGGCCGTCGAGGAGGATCAGTTGATTATCCGTCCGGTGTGTCGTTCGCGCGACGGATGGGACGCGGCATTCCGGGACATGGCCAAGCGGGGTGATGACCGGATGCCGGATGAGACGGCGGTCAGTCTCACGAAGTGGGATAAGGACGAGTGGGAATGGACGTGA
- a CDS encoding type II toxin-antitoxin system PemK/MazF family toxin, protein MDVRRFEVYLVNLDPTVGSEIRKKRPCVVVSPAEMNRHIRTVIVAPMTTKGRDYPTRVKCRFGGKDGQVVLDQLRTVDKERLVQRLGEIDGRTGRAALSVLSEMFAE, encoded by the coding sequence ATGGACGTGAGGCGATTTGAGGTGTACCTGGTGAATCTGGATCCAACGGTGGGAAGCGAGATCCGGAAGAAGCGCCCGTGTGTCGTGGTGTCGCCGGCCGAGATGAACCGGCACATCAGAACGGTGATCGTGGCGCCGATGACGACGAAGGGGCGGGATTACCCAACGCGAGTGAAGTGCCGCTTCGGGGGAAAAGATGGTCAGGTGGTGCTGGATCAGTTGCGGACAGTGGACAAGGAGCGACTGGTCCAGAGGCTTGGGGAGATTGACGGCAGGACAGGCCGGGCGGCATTGAGCGTGCTGTCGGAGATGTTCGCAGAGTAA
- a CDS encoding type II toxin-antitoxin system VapC family toxin — protein MAGAILPDTDVLVDFFRGSSKAVAFVNANSSRIILSSVVVAELYAGVKGDAEQTTIENFVSLFRVIPVDVEIAKAGGQYKRDYGKSHGVGLADAILAATAKLEDAEFKTLNTKHYPMMKGLSPAYKKP, from the coding sequence ATGGCCGGGGCCATACTCCCTGACACGGATGTTCTTGTGGATTTCTTTCGGGGTTCCAGCAAGGCGGTTGCCTTTGTCAATGCCAATTCCTCCCGGATCATCTTGTCATCCGTTGTCGTTGCCGAGTTGTATGCCGGAGTTAAAGGCGATGCTGAACAAACGACAATCGAGAACTTCGTCTCATTATTCCGAGTCATTCCTGTCGATGTCGAGATCGCGAAGGCCGGCGGACAGTACAAAAGGGATTATGGCAAGTCGCACGGAGTCGGACTTGCCGATGCCATCTTGGCTGCGACCGCTAAACTCGAAGATGCGGAATTCAAGACGTTGAATACCAAACACTATCCAATGATGAAGGGCTTGTCACCTGCCTACAAAAAGCCATAG